In a genomic window of Bombina bombina isolate aBomBom1 chromosome 8, aBomBom1.pri, whole genome shotgun sequence:
- the HES3 gene encoding transcription factor HES-3 → MEKKRRARINVSLEQLKTLLENNYSQNIGKRKLEKADILELTVKYMKTLQDSIQGATLLRSAEYQAGFRNCLNGVSQFLLRSEECSTNVVIQDLTKALPAISASCFSTKDSSFCTDNANYEHSLSNAKTRSPNSIAQVTKFTPVSHESLDIHSRNELSTQLSTNHRQNLLRSNNNQNLWRPW, encoded by the exons ATGGAAAAGAAGAGACGAGCTAGAATTAATGTCTCTTTAGAGCAGCTGAAAACCCTACTGGAAAATAACTATTCTCAGAAT ATTGGAAAACGTAAGCTGGAGAAAGCagacattttggagttgactgtcaaaTACATGAAAACTCTACAGGATTCAATACAAG GTGCTACTTTGCTCAGAAGTGCTGAATACCAAGCTGGATTCCGAAACTGCCTGAATGGAGTGAGCCAGTTTCTATTGAGGTCAGAGGAGTGCAGCACAAACGTGGTGATTCAGGACCTGACAAAAGCACTACCAGCCATAAGCGCTTCATGTTTCAGCACCAAGGACAGCAGCTTCTGCACTGACAATGCTAATTATGAGCACTCACTTTCAAACGCAAAGACCAGGAGTCCAAACAGCATTGCTCAGGTCACCAAATTCACTCCAGTGTCCCATGAATCACTTGATATCCATTCTAGAAACGAACTCTCTACGCAGTTATCAACAAACCATAGACAAAATCTGCTGAGATCTAACAACAATCAGAATCTGTGGAGACCATggtga